CGCGACAAGAACCTCATAAGGCAGCCGCATAAAGGCAAGAGGGTGGCTGATCATGGCGGGCGGTCTCCGTTACATCGGAGAGGGCATACCATCTGTTGACAATGATAACAATTATCATTATCAGATTTGACGAAATCAGCCGGTAAGGGACCTGTCGTCAGGTCATGATGTTACTATAAATCATAAATAAAACATATGCACTGACCTTCGCGCATAGAAATATGGAAACATTCAACATGAATAAAAAGCACATCATACTGGCGTTTCTTGCAGCGGCCCTGCCTGCGGGCGCTACCGTGGCGCAGGCGCGCGAATACCCCATTGGCGGCCCTGTTCAGGCCCATGACATGGAAATTGCATCCAGTTACCTGACGGGCATCATGGTTTCCCCCATGCCTGCGGGCATGATGGACAATACAAGGCCCGATACCATTCACCTTGAAACCGATGTCCATGCGACAGCGGACAATGTGTGGGGTTATCCCGATGGCGCATGGGTGCCCTATCTCGATATCGGCTATGCGCTGACGAAGGATGGCACATCATGGAAGGCGGAAGGCAGGATGCACTTCATGACCGCCAAGGACGGCCCCCATTACGCCGATAACGTGCAGATGGATGGCCCCGGCCGCTATACGGTCGTGCTGACCTATTCCTCACCCGAGCAGAACGGCTTCCTGCACCATGTGGACAAGGAAACCGGCACGCCGGGCTTCTGGCAGCCCTTTACCGAGAAGTTCAACTTTGCCTATCCGCAGAAATGATTTTCCAGCACGGAGCCTGACATGATGGGACGGATACCGGGCGGCTGGCGTACCCTGCTGTGCGGCATTGTCGTAGCGACGGGACTGACCGGCGGCCATGCCGCGCGGGCTGAAACCGTAACCGACCTTGCGGGCAGGACGGTGGAGATTCCCGCCGGTGTCCATCGCATAATACTGGGGGAAGGGCGGCTCATCTACGCCCTTGCCCCGCTGGAAAAGGACCATCTGTTCGACCGGGTCGTGGGCTGGCAGGGGGAGTTCCGCAGCGCCGATACCCAGAGTTATGATCAATACGTGGCAACCTTTCCGAAGGCGGCCGATGTCGCCCTGATCGGCAGGACCACGGCGGATACGGTCAGCCCCGAGCGTGTGCTCGACCTGCATCCCGATCTTGCGATCCTGACGGTATCGGGCCACGGGCCGGGGGCCGCGAGCGAACTGGTCTCGCAGCTTGAAAGCGCGCATGTGCCGGTCGTATTTGTCGATTTTCGTGCGGACCCGCTGCGCGATACCGTAAAGTCCATGCAGATACTGGGTACCGTCCTGCACCGTGAGGCCGAAGCGGCGGACTATCTTGCTTTCTACCAGTCACATCTCAAGCGCGTAACCGACAGGATCGCGTCGCTGCCCGTAACGCAGCGCCCCACGGTGTTCATCGAAATGCTGGCCGCCATGCGCGAAAGCTGCTGCCATACGGCGGGCAGGGGCAATATGGGCGCCTTCATCGAGGCCGCTGGCGGTCGCAATATCGCAGCCCCGCTGCTGCCGGGCTATATTGGCGATATCGACCTGGAAAAAGTGATTTCCGCCGACCCGGATGTATATGTTGCCGATGGCACCAAGGGGCCGAAGGCCAGTGGTCCGGGCGTACGCATGGGGGCGGAGGTAACGCCCGCGCTTGCGCGCACGTCGCTGCTGCACGTGATGGAGCGGCCTGGCATCTCCTCGCTGCGTGCCGTGACCGATGGCCATGCGTTTGGCATCTGGCATTCGTTCTATGATTCACCGTACAATATCCTCGCGGTCGAGGTGATGGCCAAATGGTTCCACCCCGACCTGTTCGGGGATGTGGATCCTGAAGCAACCCGGGAGGAACTCCATGCCCGCTTCTTGCCTGTCAGGCAGGAAGGGACGTTCTGGATCGGTGCGCGGCCGTAATGACAGCGCGCTGGCAGGAAATCCTTCGGGTATCAGCATGACGGGACTGTCCGATTACGCCCGGCAGGTGCGCGGTGGCTACCATGCGCTGCTGCGGCGCAGGCTGGGTATTCTTGCGGTTATTGCCGGATGTATCGCGGCATCGGTGATGCTGGATTTCTCACTGGGGCCATCGGGGCTATCGCCCGGGGCGCTGGTGCGGACAGTGCTGCACCCCCATCATGTTCCGGCAGGGCAGAGGGTGATTGTCTGGCAGATCAGGCTGCCCTGTTCGCTCATGGCGGTGTGCGTGGGCGCTGCACTGGGGCTGGCGGGTGCGGAAATGCAGACCGTGCTGGCCAACCCGCTTGCCAGTCCGTTCACGCTCGGGGTGTCGGCGGCGGCGGCCTTTGGCGCCTCTCTGGCCATCATCCTGCAATGGCGGCTGCCGGGCGTGCCGGATGCATGGGTGGTCTCGGCAGATGCATTTGTATTTGCCATCGGTTCGGTCCTGCTGCTCGACATGGTATCACGCAGGCGCAATGCGGGGACGGGCACCGTCGTGCTGTTCGGCATTGCGCTGGTCTTCGCGTTCCATGCGCTGGTGTCCCTGCTGCAGTTCGTGGCGAATGAGGACGCGCTGCAGGATCTTGTATTCTGGACCATGGGCAGCCTGACCCGGGCGACCTGGCCGAAGCTGGGCCTGCTGGCGGCGGCGTGCGTGGTGGTTGCGCCGCTTTCGTTGCGTGCCGCATGGAAGCTGACGGTCTTGCGCATGGGGGAAGAACGGGCCGCGAGCCTGGGCGTGGATGTACCCCGCGTGCGGCGGGGCGCGCTGCTGCGGGTGAGCATCCTCTCGGTCCTTGCCGTCTCCTTTGTCGGCACCATTGGCTTTGTGGGGCTGGTGGCGCCCCATATTGCCCGGCGCCTGCTGGGGGAGGACCATCGTTTCTACCTTCCCGGCAGCATGCTGGTGGGGGCGCTGGTCATGTCATTTTCCTCGATCGCGGCACGGAACCTGCTGCCCGGCGTGATCATTCCGACTGGAATCGTGACCGCGCTGGTGGGTATTCCGTTCTTTCTGGCCATTGTATTGCGCAGGCAGGGCCTATCCTGATGACCGGCCTGCATGCCGAACATGCATGCCGAACATGTAAGCGTGCGCTACGGCAGGCGTACTGTCCTGGACAATCTGGATGTCGGTCCGTTTCCCGCGGGGCGGGTCTCCGCGCTGCTGGGGCCGAATGGCAGCGGCAAGTCCACGCTGCTGCGTGCCATGGCGGGTCTTGGGGCAGCCACGGGGCGCGTGATGCTGGGGAGCGATGAACTGTCGCGCCTGCCGCATGCACAGCGCACGCAACGCTGCATCTACCTGCCGCAGGCGCTGCCCGCCATGGTGCACCTGCAGGTGCTGGAATCCCTGCTGGCCGCGCAGCATGCCACCGGCACGATGCCGGAGATAACCGCAGGGGACGAAATTGATGCCGCACTCCATATGCTGGACATATTCGGCATTGCCGATCTGGCCATGCGGTATATGGATGAACTGTCTGGCGGGCAGCGACAGCTAATGGGGCTGGCGCAGGCGCTGGGCCGTCACCCTGATGTATTGCTGCTTGATGAACCGCTCAGCGCACTGGACCTGCATCACCAGTTCGCGGTGATGGACATCCTGCGGCATGAGACCGCGCGGCGCAATATCGTGACGGTCATGGTACTGCATGACCTGAACATCGCCGTGCGACTGACGGATTATGACGTTATCCTGCGCGACGGCCGGATTATTGCCGCCGGTGCGCCACGCGATGTCATTACGCCTGACACGTTGCGCCAGACCTATGATATTTCCGCCCGGGTGGAAGCATGCAGTCATGGGCTGCCATATGTCATGGTGGATGGCCTGAACTGAGATCCGTGCATACCCGTGCGGAAGGGGTACCCGTGTCCCTCAAGCTACCATGCGGTCATCCGGCACATCGTTCCATGCCGGGCGCGCGTTCATGTGTGGACAGGGCAGGCGGATTGGGGCCTGCCCCGTTTTCCGTCGGGCAGGGACGGTAGTATTATCATCCTGCAGTTATGACAGGACGCGGTCATGCCAACATGGCGTCCGCACGCGTTGCTGGCGCAGATGGACACCCGGCGGCCTGGGCTGGTCCATGCCAGTATTGGTACATGCCATTCCTTTGCTGTATTCGCGCGTGTGGCCTGATGTAACATGGGGGCAGGTATGTGAAGGACGTATTGGTTATACCTCTTCCGGCATGGATATGCAGCGCCATCATGACGCCATCGGGGATGGGTCTATATACATAAAAATATGGACGAATGTATTGAACAGGCTGGATACCCCCAAATAATGGCGGCCTGCGTGTCACAGGATTGTTATTCCGTGGGAAGCCGCAGAGAATGTCGGCGCCCGTCCTGATAAAAGATCGGTACGGGAAGCGGGTTTATCTGCCCTGTGTGGAATAGTTTTGATATGGGGAACCTGCGCTTAAATAAACCGTATATTTTATATTTGATGCAGGCGTTTTTTCGTTTCCCCGTCCATGGTCCGGATGCTGGAGATGCCTTCGGGCAGATGCCATATTTTACCTGGGTCATTTCTGGATTAATGAAGATTCATTAATAATATTCAGTAAAATCAAAAGCCATCCCCGTCATTGTTCAGTGATTGTAAACGAAAAATTGCATATAAGAAGAAAGTGCGTTAACCAGAGCAGGATACTGGCGCGTGAACTGGCAGGTCATGCAACTCAAGCACGGTTCTGTGCAACCTATGTTAGAGAAAGATGCGCAGGTTCCTGTAATCGGGGTGGCATAAAAATACGGGCAAAATGCTTTATTGTGGTTGCATAATAGACGTATGATTATTACTCATAGGGAAGATGCGTCCCATAATGGCAATCGACTGAGGAAAGAACCGAAATTGGATAATAAAGATATTCCGCATACCGAACTGGTCTCCATGACGACGGAGATCGTCGCCGCGCATGCCAATCATAATACCGTTGCAATCGACCAGATCCCGCTTCTTGTCGAGACAGTCTATGCTTCGCTCAAGGGACTTGGTGCTGAAAAAGTGGTTGAGCCCGCGCCGCTCCAACCCGCCGTGCCGATCAAGAAATCCGTATTCCCCGATTACGTGATCTGCCTTGAAGACGGCAAGAAACTGAAGATGCTCAAGCGTCATCTTCAGACCGCCTATGGCATGACGCCGGAGCAGTATCGTGAAAAATGGGGCCTGCCCGCCAACTATCCCATGACGGCGCCGAACTATGCCGCGCATCGTTCCTCGCTGGCGCAGAAGATTGGCCTGGGCCGCAAGGTCGTTACCGCCCCGGAACCCGAAGTGGTGGAAGAGCCGCCTGCAGCAACCGAAAAGCCCGCACGCAAGACCCGTGCACGCCGCAAGAAGAACAGCCCCGAACTGGACGTGTAATCAATCGTCCCGACGACCCAAAACCCCGATCTGGCAACAGATCGGGGTTTTTTTATTCTGTAACGGATACACCAGTCCCGACATGGTCACGGTTCTTCATGCGGCGGAAAGGTGAAAGTAATTGATGACTGTTATGCCTTGCCGTGCATGACCGGACCTGCGGGTCATATCGCCACTTCGTGCCGGTTCGGCATGTATTGCCTGTCATACTTCTTATGCAGGAAATGCGTTTATGACCGTATCGTTTCAGGAATGATGCGGGACAAGGAATGCAGCCTTGCTTCCCGTGCGGGCATTTACGGATGATGTAAAAGCGGGCGACGCCTGTCTGTTAGATAATGTAAGCAGAAGCCGGTCACGCCATGTAACAGGTCCTGCCGTGCCAGATATGCGCCGCCCACGGATCGTGATACGACATGTGTCGTGCGATGATGGCAGCCAGCCCCGTCATGCCGGACGGCTGGCCTGCACCATTGATCGCACGGTTATCTGATGTCCGTGTCCTGTTCCTGCGGTATCAGGGCATGGTCCTGCTGTTATCGGTCCGGTCGGGTTCGGGCAGGGCATGATCCGGGTCCAGCGTGGCCTTGCGCACTGCGGCCCCCCCGGGAAAATCTATAGTAATATGGTCCGTAAGGTGCCAGCTTTCCGTGGGGATGACCTGCTCTGCATGCGTGCCATCCACATAGTCGAGACGCAGCAGGACCGGCAGCATGAGCCGCCCCTTGCTCCGCACGCCGACCTGCGTGCCCTGACGGGGGTCGTTACGGGTATAGGACAGGTCGGTCAGGGCATAATCAGGCCACCAGTTCTCGAAATACCAGCCGCGCCAGAACCAGCCCAGGTCCTCGCCCGCTTCGCTGTCCATGAAGCGGAAGAAATCCGACGGGGCGGGATGGCGAAAGGCCCAGACCTGTATATAGCGCCGGAATGCCGCATCGAACCGGTCGGGACCAAGTATCTGCTCGCGCAATAACATGAGCCCGTAAGCACTTTTGAAATAGGAAACGGAATGGCGGTATTTTTCCGACACCAGTTCCGATGGTGTCATCAGTGTCGGGGCCTGTGGGTCGGTCAGGACCGGTATGATGTCGTCCGCGGGCCTGCCGGTCTGTGGCGCGAATTCGGGATCCTTCTTCGGGGCATATTCACCGTTATTGAAATGCTGGGAAGCATAGGCATCAATGAAGGTATTGAAACCTTCATCCATGAACGCATTGCGTCGCTCGTTGCTGCCCACGATCATGGGAAACCAGTCATGCCCCAGTTCATGGGTGGTAATCCAGAACAGCATGGCGTCACGGTCCTGCCAGCCATCAAAGACAATGCCCGGATATTCCATGCCCGCGCCGTGGCCACCCACATTGATCGCATCCGGCCATGGATAGCCATACCACTGGCGGGAGAAATATTCGATTGCATGCTTCACGTATTCGGTCGACCGGTTCCATGCCTGCGGACCCACCCCCTCACGCGGGTAGACAGACATGGCCAGACGCGGCGCGGGCGGCATGCCGGGTGCGGGGCTGAGCGCGGGCAGGTCCATGCGCGCCGCATCCCACATGAAGGCGGGCGAGGCGGCAAAGGACACATCCCGCGTGTTTTCCATACGGAAATGCCACGTCTTTTCCCCACTTCGCGCGATGTGGCTGGTGGGGTCCGTCACATCCTGCGCGGTGCGGATCAGTACTGTCGTGTCGCTATGCGCCGCCTGCGCCAGGCGGGCCCGCTCGGTCGGGGTCAGGACTTCAGCGGGATTGAGCAGCGCGCCCGAACCGGCTACTGTGAAGTTCCATGGAACGGTAACCGTGTAGTCAAAATCCCCATAATCCAGATAGAACTCCTGTCCCAGATAGGGCAGCGTATCCCACCCCCTGCGAACGTCATATACGCTCATGCGCGGGTACCACTGCGCGACTTCATAAATGTCCCCGTCCCGGGTCGGGCTGACAGCAGTGCGGCCGCCCCACGGGCCGGGAATGGTGTGGTGCCAGCGGATGTGCAACTGAACCTTCTGCCCATGGGGCAGGGGGTTACCGGGCAGGGCAAGCTGCATGCGGGTATCGACGATGCGGGGCTGCAGGACGGTTTCATGCCCGTTGCGGATCAGGGTGACCTGCTCGATCACCGCGCCATCGGTGGTATGGGCATGGCGTTCGGGGTTGGCAAAGCTGGCGCGGGACCGGGGGCGGTAGATGTTCTGGTCGAGCTGGAGCCAGAGTTCATCCAGGCTGTCGGGGCTGTTATTGGCATAGGTAACCGTTTCGTCACCAGCCAGTACATGGGTGCCGGGGTCGATGCGGGCATGGATCGTGTAGTCCGCCCGGTTCTGCCAGTAATCCGGCCCGGGCATGCCAGAGCCGGAAACATAGCGGCTGGGTGCGTCGGGCAGCTGCACCGTATCGAATACCTGCCGCATGTCGATCGAACCGGCCTGCGGGCTATCCCCTGGCGCCGCATGGGCTACATTGCAGCCAGTCAGGCACAGGATGGTGACCAGTTTTCGATATGACATTCAGGCATCTCCGCTTGTTTGCGGGCCTGATACAGAACTGTCGGGCACCGCATGTAAAGCATAAATACCCGCTATGAAGGCGCGTGATCGTATTCAGATCACCTTCAGGCCCACGGTTACGAGGATGGCGGCCAGTACGACGCGCTGCACCCGGTCCGGCACGATCCCCACGCATAGGCTGCCCAGTATGATACCGGGAATGGAGCCGCACAGCAGCGAGACCAGCAGGTTCATGTCGATATCGCCAATCCACCAGTGACCCATGCCCGCAATGGCGGTCAATGGCACGGCATGGGCGATGTCGGACCCGACCAGCCGGCGGATTTCAAGACCGGGATACAGAAAGACCAGCGCGGCCATGCCGATTGCCCCGGCGCCCACGGATGACAGCGTAACCATGACCCCCAGAACGGCCCCCAGCAGCGTGGTCAGATGCCCGGTCGTGGTGGCGGAAAGGCGACCCGCCTTCTGCCGGGAGAGTGCCTGCAGACGATGGCGGAACAGCACGCTTGGCGCCGTGATGAGCAGGGCAATGCCAAGGGCCACCGATATGACATGCGTCACCTGCACGGACGGGCTGCCGGCCCGGTGCAGGATTGCGATTGTCATTACGGTAGCGGGTATGCTGCCCAGGGCAAGCCGCCCCACCACACGCCATTCCACCGACTGGCTGCGGCCATGGACCAGCGTGCCCACGGTCTTGGTCAGCGCCGCGTAAAGCAGGTCCGTTCCGACCGCAGCCTGCGGGTGGATCCGGAACAGCAGGATCAGCAGCGGGGTCATGAGCGAGCCCCCGCCCACGCCGGTCATGCCGACAAGGAAACCGACACCAAGGCCGGACAGGACATAAAGCAGGTTGATCGATTCTGGCAGGGACATGGGAGTGGGATCTCATGGTTCGGAAAACAGATGGACGGACCCGGCCATCAGGCCGCTGCCGGTGGATGTTCGATCCGGATCGAGCTATATCAAAATTGCACAAAAACAAAAGTATTTTATTTTGCGTAATGTTCGCAATTTATGTGGATTACGATATGGGTCTGGCTTTGTCGTTGATATAATTCCGGATTATTTAATCATAAAATATGTAAAATACAAAATGCAGACACGGCAGGCGCGTGAATGACACCATGCCGCCATGCATTTTTCAGATGATGGATCCATATGACGCTGCAGCAAGGGCCTGGCATTCCTGCAGGCGCCCGCATCTCCCGCATTGCGTCGGCCAGCACGATTATCCCCGCACCATGAGGTCAGTGCCGACGGGGCATATCGGCCCGAATGAACGGCCTCCTGTTACGATGGAATGGTTTTTTGACCCGGCTGTGGGGGTATCGTAACGTGACCTGCCATGCGGTATGGTGGAATACCCAGGTCGTGGAGCGTGGTGCGGGTGTCTCTCCTGTCATGTCGAATCATCGTGAGCCTGCCTGCCTGCCTGCTGGCGGTGGTGGCCGGGCTCATGCTGCTTGTACCGATGCAGGGACATGCGGGTGAGGGGATTGTGCTGTCACGGCAACAGGCACGGGCGCGGGCGGCGGCGCTGGACACGCTGGGACGGGACCTTTTTCATGACCCGCGTCTTTCGGCATCGGGGCGGATGGCCTGTGCGTCGTGCCATGCGGATGGCCACGGCTTTGCCCAGGCCAACGGGCTGTCCGTGCAGCCGGGCGGTCATCGGGCGGTACCATCGCTGAAATACCTGCAGGATGCGCCCCAGTTTACCGAACATTTCCATGATTCCGACGAGGAAGCCGATGAAAGCATCGATAACGGCCCCACTGGTGGCCTGACATGGGACGGACGGGCCGACACCGCCCAGGCCCAGGCACGCATTCCCCTGCTGTCCCCCTACGAGATGGCGAACACCAGCCCCGCGGACGTTGTCCGTCATGCGCTGGCGGCAGGATATGGTCCCCGGCTTGATGCACTTGCATACGCATCACCCGATGTGGATGCGCGCTTTGCCCTGATTGCCGAAGCTCTTGCGACCTACCAGCAGGAGGAACGGCTCTTTTACCCCTATAGCAGCAAATACGATGCGGTGCTGGCGGGCAGGGCGCAGCTCACCCCGCGTGAGGCACGTGGCCTGCGCCTGTTTGAGCAGGCAGACAAAGGCAATTGCGCGTCCTGCCATATCAGCAGGCCGGGCCATGACGGCACGCCCCCGCAATTTACCGATTATGGCCTGATCGCACTCGGGGTGCCCCGCAATCAGCAGATCATCCTGAACCGTGATCCCGCCTATTTTGACATGGGCCTGTGCGGTCCCGACCGCACGGACCTGACCGGGCATGGGGAATATTGCGGGCTGTTCCGTACCCCTTCACTCCGTAATGTGGCGACGCGGCGGGTGTTCTTTCATAACGGGGTGATCCACTCCCTGCGCCAGGCCGTGGCATTCTATGCGTTGCGTGATATCCGGCCGCAGATGTGGTATCCCACCGGGACGGATGGCGCGGTACGCATTTATGATGACCTGCCCGCCCGCTACCACGCTAACATCAACATAGATCCGCCTTTTGGCCCCCGGCCAGGAAACCGGCCCGCCCTGTCGAACGATGAGATCGATGCCATTGTCGTCTTCCTGCATACCCTGACGGACGGGTATCATGCGCAGCAGGACGGCAGGCGCCATGGCTGATGCGGGAAGAGCCGTTGAACCGGGATGACTGCCAGGCAGTTCCGCGGGTTCCGGGCGCGGATCATGCATGGCTTTGCGGACCGCGGCATGACGGTTATGCCACAGGGTCTGGATTTCATCGGGTCAGGCCGATAGTGTGAAAAACCGATGGTTCTGGGAGAAGGCGGCGTAATGCTACAGATAATCCGGCAGATCAACGAAGGCCGCACGCTGCTGATGAATGCTGGCGTGTTCCTGTGCGTTGTCGCCATGCTCGGGCTGGCAAATCTGTTCTGCCGTTTCGTGCTGCATGCCGACCTGTCCTACCTCATGCCGTGGCTGCTGGGCGGGGCGGTACTCTATGTGTTCGGACCGCCGCTCGTACTCTGGCTGCTGACAGGCAGGTCATCGAGGCTGTGAAGATGCGGTATGTAACATCTGTCGTGTCCCTACCGGCAGGACTACGAATGCTGCGCCCATTCATTTAACTGGTCGACCACGGCCTGCCCGGACAGGGTGCGGGCATTGCCCAGTACAAGCGCCTTGTCCCTGTTCACAAGCTGTCCGGTGGGCGTCAGTACTAGTACGGCCGGGATGGCGCTGACGGTTACGCCATATGTCCTGGCAATATCCGCGTTGCTGTTGAAGCGTTCACCTTCAGCCGTCGGTATTTCTGCCGCTGCTGCGCGATCAACATTGATGGTGACGACAACAAAATGCTGCTGTACCCATGCGGCCACGGCAGGCTGCGCCAGTACGCCCGCCAGGATACGGCAGTCGGGGCACCAGTTGGCGCCAAAATCCAGCAGCACGTTGCGCCCGGTCTGGCGTGCCTGCCGGAATGCGGCATCAACCGATTGCCGCGCCCCCGTTGCCGGACCATAGGGATGGGAAACCGGCACAATGGGACCCGGACCAAAAGCGGGGGCTGGGGCAGCCTGTGCCACGGGCGCGGCGTACCCCAGCGCAAGGCACAGGGCCGCCATCAAACCCGTCTTGTGAAGTGAATTCATGGATATCTCTCCCGCATGGTTCTGATTTGCGGCTGGAGGGCAGAAACATTTCCTGTAGCGGGC
This portion of the Komagataeibacter sp. FNDCF1 genome encodes:
- a CDS encoding cytochrome-c peroxidase, whose amino-acid sequence is MLLVPMQGHAGEGIVLSRQQARARAAALDTLGRDLFHDPRLSASGRMACASCHADGHGFAQANGLSVQPGGHRAVPSLKYLQDAPQFTEHFHDSDEEADESIDNGPTGGLTWDGRADTAQAQARIPLLSPYEMANTSPADVVRHALAAGYGPRLDALAYASPDVDARFALIAEALATYQQEERLFYPYSSKYDAVLAGRAQLTPREARGLRLFEQADKGNCASCHISRPGHDGTPPQFTDYGLIALGVPRNQQIILNRDPAYFDMGLCGPDRTDLTGHGEYCGLFRTPSLRNVATRRVFFHNGVIHSLRQAVAFYALRDIRPQMWYPTGTDGAVRIYDDLPARYHANINIDPPFGPRPGNRPALSNDEIDAIVVFLHTLTDGYHAQQDGRRHG
- a CDS encoding ABC transporter substrate-binding protein — encoded protein: MGRIPGGWRTLLCGIVVATGLTGGHAARAETVTDLAGRTVEIPAGVHRIILGEGRLIYALAPLEKDHLFDRVVGWQGEFRSADTQSYDQYVATFPKAADVALIGRTTADTVSPERVLDLHPDLAILTVSGHGPGAASELVSQLESAHVPVVFVDFRADPLRDTVKSMQILGTVLHREAEAADYLAFYQSHLKRVTDRIASLPVTQRPTVFIEMLAAMRESCCHTAGRGNMGAFIEAAGGRNIAAPLLPGYIGDIDLEKVISADPDVYVADGTKGPKASGPGVRMGAEVTPALARTSLLHVMERPGISSLRAVTDGHAFGIWHSFYDSPYNILAVEVMAKWFHPDLFGDVDPEATREELHARFLPVRQEGTFWIGARP
- a CDS encoding M1 family metallopeptidase; translated protein: MSYRKLVTILCLTGCNVAHAAPGDSPQAGSIDMRQVFDTVQLPDAPSRYVSGSGMPGPDYWQNRADYTIHARIDPGTHVLAGDETVTYANNSPDSLDELWLQLDQNIYRPRSRASFANPERHAHTTDGAVIEQVTLIRNGHETVLQPRIVDTRMQLALPGNPLPHGQKVQLHIRWHHTIPGPWGGRTAVSPTRDGDIYEVAQWYPRMSVYDVRRGWDTLPYLGQEFYLDYGDFDYTVTVPWNFTVAGSGALLNPAEVLTPTERARLAQAAHSDTTVLIRTAQDVTDPTSHIARSGEKTWHFRMENTRDVSFAASPAFMWDAARMDLPALSPAPGMPPAPRLAMSVYPREGVGPQAWNRSTEYVKHAIEYFSRQWYGYPWPDAINVGGHGAGMEYPGIVFDGWQDRDAMLFWITTHELGHDWFPMIVGSNERRNAFMDEGFNTFIDAYASQHFNNGEYAPKKDPEFAPQTGRPADDIIPVLTDPQAPTLMTPSELVSEKYRHSVSYFKSAYGLMLLREQILGPDRFDAAFRRYIQVWAFRHPAPSDFFRFMDSEAGEDLGWFWRGWYFENWWPDYALTDLSYTRNDPRQGTQVGVRSKGRLMLPVLLRLDYVDGTHAEQVIPTESWHLTDHITIDFPGGAAVRKATLDPDHALPEPDRTDNSRTMP
- a CDS encoding ABC transporter ATP-binding protein, translating into MPNMHAEHVSVRYGRRTVLDNLDVGPFPAGRVSALLGPNGSGKSTLLRAMAGLGAATGRVMLGSDELSRLPHAQRTQRCIYLPQALPAMVHLQVLESLLAAQHATGTMPEITAGDEIDAALHMLDIFGIADLAMRYMDELSGGQRQLMGLAQALGRHPDVLLLDEPLSALDLHHQFAVMDILRHETARRNIVTVMVLHDLNIAVRLTDYDVILRDGRIIAAGAPRDVITPDTLRQTYDISARVEACSHGLPYVMVDGLN
- a CDS encoding iron transporter, with amino-acid sequence MNKKHIILAFLAAALPAGATVAQAREYPIGGPVQAHDMEIASSYLTGIMVSPMPAGMMDNTRPDTIHLETDVHATADNVWGYPDGAWVPYLDIGYALTKDGTSWKAEGRMHFMTAKDGPHYADNVQMDGPGRYTVVLTYSSPEQNGFLHHVDKETGTPGFWQPFTEKFNFAYPQK
- a CDS encoding sulfite exporter TauE/SafE family protein — translated: MSLPESINLLYVLSGLGVGFLVGMTGVGGGSLMTPLLILLFRIHPQAAVGTDLLYAALTKTVGTLVHGRSQSVEWRVVGRLALGSIPATVMTIAILHRAGSPSVQVTHVISVALGIALLITAPSVLFRHRLQALSRQKAGRLSATTTGHLTTLLGAVLGVMVTLSSVGAGAIGMAALVFLYPGLEIRRLVGSDIAHAVPLTAIAGMGHWWIGDIDMNLLVSLLCGSIPGIILGSLCVGIVPDRVQRVVLAAILVTVGLKVI
- a CDS encoding MucR family transcriptional regulator; protein product: MDNKDIPHTELVSMTTEIVAAHANHNTVAIDQIPLLVETVYASLKGLGAEKVVEPAPLQPAVPIKKSVFPDYVICLEDGKKLKMLKRHLQTAYGMTPEQYREKWGLPANYPMTAPNYAAHRSSLAQKIGLGRKVVTAPEPEVVEEPPAATEKPARKTRARRKKNSPELDV
- a CDS encoding thioredoxin family protein, whose amino-acid sequence is MNSLHKTGLMAALCLALGYAAPVAQAAPAPAFGPGPIVPVSHPYGPATGARQSVDAAFRQARQTGRNVLLDFGANWCPDCRILAGVLAQPAVAAWVQQHFVVVTINVDRAAAAEIPTAEGERFNSNADIARTYGVTVSAIPAVLVLTPTGQLVNRDKALVLGNARTLSGQAVVDQLNEWAQHS
- a CDS encoding iron ABC transporter permease, producing the protein MTGLSDYARQVRGGYHALLRRRLGILAVIAGCIAASVMLDFSLGPSGLSPGALVRTVLHPHHVPAGQRVIVWQIRLPCSLMAVCVGAALGLAGAEMQTVLANPLASPFTLGVSAAAAFGASLAIILQWRLPGVPDAWVVSADAFVFAIGSVLLLDMVSRRRNAGTGTVVLFGIALVFAFHALVSLLQFVANEDALQDLVFWTMGSLTRATWPKLGLLAAACVVVAPLSLRAAWKLTVLRMGEERAASLGVDVPRVRRGALLRVSILSVLAVSFVGTIGFVGLVAPHIARRLLGEDHRFYLPGSMLVGALVMSFSSIAARNLLPGVIIPTGIVTALVGIPFFLAIVLRRQGLS